One Belonocnema kinseyi isolate 2016_QV_RU_SX_M_011 chromosome 6, B_treatae_v1, whole genome shotgun sequence genomic region harbors:
- the LOC117174900 gene encoding RNA-binding protein Musashi homolog 2 isoform X2, whose product MFPYTTFPTVGAGMEAAAAAAAAAAAAAANGSSIEHEFHNSLVPINGSHSSSSGRSTPNGSDPAPGKLFVGGLSWQTSSEKLREYFGMFGTVTDVLIMKDPVTQRSRGFGFITFAEPGSVDKVLKCPIHTLDGKKIDPKHATPKNRAKQANRTKKIFVGGVSQDTSSEEVKAYFNQFGKVEETVMLMDQQTKRHRGFGFVTFENEDVVDRVCEIHFHTIKNKKVECKKAQPKEAVQPGALALGKRVVLGALGVRLAPQPALPVAAATASQIVAHAQAQAQVQAAAAAAAAAQVQNAVAGYGKLFAGYPAALQAYRYAPYPMPASAAAAAAAVAAAAAAGQGQPPPPPPNGGHGGAGANSQAAAAAAAAAAAGQPPNPYQGYSLTNVDMSSFQGVDWGSMYGMGMYV is encoded by the exons tGCCGGCATGGAAGCAGCTGCAGCGGCGGCTGCTGCTGCCGCAGCCGCAGCGGCCAATGGGTCATCAATCGAGCATGAATTCCACAACAGTCTAGTGCCAATAAACGGTAGTCACTCAAGTAGCTCAGGAAGGAGCACACCAAATGGCAGCGACCCGGCTCCGGGGAAATTGTTCGTCGGGGGCCTTTCCTGGCAAACAAGCAGCGAAAAACTACGGGAGTATTTCGGCATGTTCGGAACAGTAACCGACGTGCTCATCATGAAGGACCCAGTCACACAG AGAAGCCGCGGTTTTGGCTTCATTACCTTTGCGGAGCCAGGCAGCGTCGACAAGGTCCTCAAGTGCCCGATTCACACTCTCGATGGTAAGAAGATTGATCCCAAGCACGCGACGCCCAAGAATCGTGCCAAACAAGCAAACCGCACCAAGAAAATCTTTGTCGGTGGCGTCAGCCAGGATACCAGCAGCGAAGAGGTCAAAGCGTACTTTAACCAGTTCGGCAAAGTCGAGGAGACGGTCATGCTGATGGACCAGCAGACCAAGAGGCATCGAGGTTTTGGTTTTGTCACCTTCGAGAATGAGGACGTCGTAGACAGGGTCTGCGAAATACACTTCCACACCATCAAGAACAAGAAAGTCGAGTGCAAAAAGGCTCAACCCAAAGAGGCGGTGCAGCCTGGAGCACTGGCCCTTGGCAAGCGAGTCGTTCTCGGCGCCCTTGGCGTTCGACTTGCTCCCCAACCGGCGCTTCCAGTAGCAGCGGCCACAGCCTCACAGATCGTCGCTCACGCTCAAGCACAGGCTCAGGTACAAGCGGCGGCCGCAGCTGCCGCGGCGGCTCAAGTGCAAAATGCCGTAGCGGGATACGGAAAGCTCTTTGCTGGCTATCCGGCAGCTCTTCAGGCCTACAGATATGCTCCCTATCCCATGCCAGCGTCCGCTGCGGCCGCCGCGGCTGCTGTTGCAGCAGCAGCTGCAGCTGGACAAGGCCAGCCCCCACCGCCGCCACCCAACGGAGGACATGGGGGAGCCGGTGCCAATTCTCAAGCTGCAGCCGCGGCGGCGGCCGCAGCGGCGGCAGGTCAGCCCCCCAATCCCTATCAAGGGTACTCGCTCACCAATGTGGACATGTCGAGCTTCCAAGGCGTCGATTGGGGATCCATGTATGGAATGGGTATGTACGTGTAG
- the LOC117174900 gene encoding RNA-binding protein Musashi homolog 2 isoform X1, translating to MATASFPPNFSNVGVIENCAGMEAAAAAAAAAAAAAANGSSIEHEFHNSLVPINGSHSSSSGRSTPNGSDPAPGKLFVGGLSWQTSSEKLREYFGMFGTVTDVLIMKDPVTQRSRGFGFITFAEPGSVDKVLKCPIHTLDGKKIDPKHATPKNRAKQANRTKKIFVGGVSQDTSSEEVKAYFNQFGKVEETVMLMDQQTKRHRGFGFVTFENEDVVDRVCEIHFHTIKNKKVECKKAQPKEAVQPGALALGKRVVLGALGVRLAPQPALPVAAATASQIVAHAQAQAQVQAAAAAAAAAQVQNAVAGYGKLFAGYPAALQAYRYAPYPMPASAAAAAAAVAAAAAAGQGQPPPPPPNGGHGGAGANSQAAAAAAAAAAAGQPPNPYQGYSLTNVDMSSFQGVDWGSMYGMGMYV from the exons tGCCGGCATGGAAGCAGCTGCAGCGGCGGCTGCTGCTGCCGCAGCCGCAGCGGCCAATGGGTCATCAATCGAGCATGAATTCCACAACAGTCTAGTGCCAATAAACGGTAGTCACTCAAGTAGCTCAGGAAGGAGCACACCAAATGGCAGCGACCCGGCTCCGGGGAAATTGTTCGTCGGGGGCCTTTCCTGGCAAACAAGCAGCGAAAAACTACGGGAGTATTTCGGCATGTTCGGAACAGTAACCGACGTGCTCATCATGAAGGACCCAGTCACACAG AGAAGCCGCGGTTTTGGCTTCATTACCTTTGCGGAGCCAGGCAGCGTCGACAAGGTCCTCAAGTGCCCGATTCACACTCTCGATGGTAAGAAGATTGATCCCAAGCACGCGACGCCCAAGAATCGTGCCAAACAAGCAAACCGCACCAAGAAAATCTTTGTCGGTGGCGTCAGCCAGGATACCAGCAGCGAAGAGGTCAAAGCGTACTTTAACCAGTTCGGCAAAGTCGAGGAGACGGTCATGCTGATGGACCAGCAGACCAAGAGGCATCGAGGTTTTGGTTTTGTCACCTTCGAGAATGAGGACGTCGTAGACAGGGTCTGCGAAATACACTTCCACACCATCAAGAACAAGAAAGTCGAGTGCAAAAAGGCTCAACCCAAAGAGGCGGTGCAGCCTGGAGCACTGGCCCTTGGCAAGCGAGTCGTTCTCGGCGCCCTTGGCGTTCGACTTGCTCCCCAACCGGCGCTTCCAGTAGCAGCGGCCACAGCCTCACAGATCGTCGCTCACGCTCAAGCACAGGCTCAGGTACAAGCGGCGGCCGCAGCTGCCGCGGCGGCTCAAGTGCAAAATGCCGTAGCGGGATACGGAAAGCTCTTTGCTGGCTATCCGGCAGCTCTTCAGGCCTACAGATATGCTCCCTATCCCATGCCAGCGTCCGCTGCGGCCGCCGCGGCTGCTGTTGCAGCAGCAGCTGCAGCTGGACAAGGCCAGCCCCCACCGCCGCCACCCAACGGAGGACATGGGGGAGCCGGTGCCAATTCTCAAGCTGCAGCCGCGGCGGCGGCCGCAGCGGCGGCAGGTCAGCCCCCCAATCCCTATCAAGGGTACTCGCTCACCAATGTGGACATGTCGAGCTTCCAAGGCGTCGATTGGGGATCCATGTATGGAATGGGTATGTACGTGTAG
- the LOC117174900 gene encoding RNA-binding protein Musashi homolog 2 isoform X3, with product MATASFPPNFSNVGVIENCAGMEAAAAAAAAAAAAAANGSSIEHEFHNSLVPINGSHSSSSGRSTPNGSDPAPGKLFVGGLSWQTSSEKLREYFGMFGTVTDVLIMKDPVTQRSRGFGFITFAEPGSVDKVLKCPIHTLDGKKIDPKHATPKNRAKQANRTKKIFVGGVSQDTSSEEVKAYFNQFGKVEETVMLMDQQTKRHRGFGFVTFENEDVVDRVCEIHFHTIKNKKVECKKAQPKEAVQPGALALGKRVVLGALGVRLAPQPALPVAAATASQIVAHAQAQAQVQAAAAAAAAAQVQNAVAGYGKLFAGYPAALQAYRYAPYPAAAAGQPPNPYQGYSLTNVDMSSFQGVDWGSMYGMGMYV from the exons tGCCGGCATGGAAGCAGCTGCAGCGGCGGCTGCTGCTGCCGCAGCCGCAGCGGCCAATGGGTCATCAATCGAGCATGAATTCCACAACAGTCTAGTGCCAATAAACGGTAGTCACTCAAGTAGCTCAGGAAGGAGCACACCAAATGGCAGCGACCCGGCTCCGGGGAAATTGTTCGTCGGGGGCCTTTCCTGGCAAACAAGCAGCGAAAAACTACGGGAGTATTTCGGCATGTTCGGAACAGTAACCGACGTGCTCATCATGAAGGACCCAGTCACACAG AGAAGCCGCGGTTTTGGCTTCATTACCTTTGCGGAGCCAGGCAGCGTCGACAAGGTCCTCAAGTGCCCGATTCACACTCTCGATGGTAAGAAGATTGATCCCAAGCACGCGACGCCCAAGAATCGTGCCAAACAAGCAAACCGCACCAAGAAAATCTTTGTCGGTGGCGTCAGCCAGGATACCAGCAGCGAAGAGGTCAAAGCGTACTTTAACCAGTTCGGCAAAGTCGAGGAGACGGTCATGCTGATGGACCAGCAGACCAAGAGGCATCGAGGTTTTGGTTTTGTCACCTTCGAGAATGAGGACGTCGTAGACAGGGTCTGCGAAATACACTTCCACACCATCAAGAACAAGAAAGTCGAGTGCAAAAAGGCTCAACCCAAAGAGGCGGTGCAGCCTGGAGCACTGGCCCTTGGCAAGCGAGTCGTTCTCGGCGCCCTTGGCGTTCGACTTGCTCCCCAACCGGCGCTTCCAGTAGCAGCGGCCACAGCCTCACAGATCGTCGCTCACGCTCAAGCACAGGCTCAGGTACAAGCGGCGGCCGCAGCTGCCGCGGCGGCTCAAGTGCAAAATGCCGTAGCGGGATACGGAAAGCTCTTTGCTGGCTATCCGGCAGCTCTTCAGGCCTACAGATATGCTCCCTATC CCGCAGCGGCGGCAGGTCAGCCCCCCAATCCCTATCAAGGGTACTCGCTCACCAATGTGGACATGTCGAGCTTCCAAGGCGTCGATTGGGGATCCATGTATGGAATGGGTATGTACGTGTAG